One segment of Oreochromis niloticus isolate F11D_XX linkage group LG8, O_niloticus_UMD_NMBU, whole genome shotgun sequence DNA contains the following:
- the lrrc18b gene encoding leucine-rich repeat-containing protein 18, which yields MAKGTKAKRKTKSKKITLKMAQSCMELTLDGKRRLDLSFKGITAVPKCVQKLFHMDEVDLSRNTIRKIPDFIAQFIKMTVLDLHSNYLEELPVAIGYLQNLKDLNLCNNRLTSLPSELGLLNKLQTLNLGLNQLEALPASIGALEELRHIGLSDNRFTRLPGCLLKLKKLESIKMDRNPIIAEKIPTEKPVSISESFYLVKESFLCKECLNRCQAERKELREE from the exons ATGGCCAAGGGAACGAAAGCCAAAAGAAAGACTAAAAGTAAGAAGATCACCTTGAAAATGGCCCAGAGCTGCATGGAGCTGACATTGGATGGTAAACGCCGACTAGATCTCAGTTTCAAGGGGATTACAGCTGTTCCAAAGTGCGTCCAGAAGCTCTTTCACATGGATGAAGTGGACCTGAGCAGGAACACGATCAGAAAAATTCCAGATTTTATTGCTCAGTTCATCAAAATGACTGTTTTGGATTTGCACAGCAATTAT CTGGAGGAGCTCCCCGTGGCTATCGGCTACCTGCAGAACCTTAAGGATTTAAACCTGTGCAACAACCGTCTCACAAGCCTCCCAAGCGAGCTCGGCCTCCTGAATAAACTCCAAACACTGAACCTGGGTCTCAACCAGCTGGAAGCTCTTCCTGCCTCCATTGGTGCACTGGAGGAGCTCCGCCACATTGGCCTTTCTGATAACAGATTCACCCGCCTCCCCGGCTGCCTCTTGAAGCTGAAAAAACTGGAGAGTATCAAGATGGACAGGAATCCAATTATTGCTGAGAAGATACCCACTGAGAAACCAGTCAGTATTTCAGAGAGCTTTTACCTAGTCAAAGAAAGCTTCCTGTGCAAAGAGTGTCTGAATAGGTGCCAAGCTGAGAGGAAGGAGCTGAGGGAGGAATAA